In Marinobacter sp. LQ44, the following are encoded in one genomic region:
- the uca gene encoding urea carboxylase: protein MFKKVLIANRGEIAVRTIRTLKAMGIGSVAVHSHEDRHSLHVTTADEAVALVGKGASETYLDKAQILAAAKQTGAEAIIPGYGFLSENADFAETCEAEGIVFIGPTPEQMREFGLKHRARELAEAAGVPLAPGSGLLETLDEALQTAERLGYPVMLKSTAGGGGIGLTRCNSDSELRDAFETVRRQGQSFFNDSGVFLERFIARARHVEVQMFGDGQGNVVALGERDCSLQRRNQKVVEETPAPNLPAATRQAMLDAAVSLGQSVNYRSAGTVEYIYDADRDEFYFLEVNTRLQVEHPVTESVTGLDLIEWMLKIAAGESPDLASFQPELNGASMEVRIYAEDPLKDFQPSPGELTDVYWPEHGVRVDTWVENGSEVSAHYDPMIAKLIVHGTNRADALAKLRQALAETRLMGIATNLDYLRQVVAQQSFEDGIVSTRALESFEFKPSVAEVLKPGTYTTVQDYPGRVGYWNIGVPPSGPMDDYAFRIANRIVGNHNDAAGLESTLIGPSLKFHKDSVVALTGALTDATLDGKTVEFWKPITVKAGQVLAVGKAIKGCRTYLAVRGGFDVPVYLGSRSTFALGQFGGHGGRPLRPGDMLGISQLELPACTTPGPTHDPAPADPDLIPDYPNHWEIGVLYGPHGAPDFFSEKSIEKFFEQDWEVHYNSNRLGIRLNGPKPEFTREDGGEAGLHPSNIHDTEYAIGSINFTGDMPVILTKDGPSLGGFVCPVTIAKAELWKVGQVKPGDTIRFVAIDNDTAVQLAERQELAIKSLMAPPAVTLVAPDLAPLNGLSATILARLNETDGRPEVTYRQAGDQYILLEYGANVLDLGARMRIHALMEAIADVQPNGLLELSPGVRSLQLRYDARLLSQEALMTYLLDLEATLPPTDELKVRSRVIHLPMAFEDSATLEAVEKYRQSVRDTAPWLPNNVDFMQRINGLPSRDDVKDVLFSARYLVLGLGDVYLGAPCAVPLDPRHRLLTSKYNPARTYTAEGTVGIGGIYMCIYGMDSPGGYQLVGRTLPIWNKYLKNKQFAEDAPWLLRFFDQVCYYPVTEDELTEMRDQFRAGKLEIKIEEETFDLKSHQAFLDANESSIAEFRKLQQAAYAKEVALWKESEAEELDRLAKAPPKPDTSDLERFGELVSAEIAGNIWKCLVKPGDTVAEGDPLVIVEAMKMEFEVNATLSGTISAMHVEPGKSVTPGEPLLSIEV, encoded by the coding sequence ATGTTCAAAAAAGTCCTCATCGCCAACCGAGGCGAAATCGCCGTTCGCACCATTCGCACCCTGAAAGCCATGGGCATCGGCAGCGTGGCGGTTCACTCCCATGAAGACCGCCACAGCCTGCACGTCACCACCGCCGACGAAGCCGTGGCATTGGTGGGCAAAGGCGCCAGCGAAACCTACCTGGACAAGGCCCAGATTCTGGCGGCGGCCAAACAAACCGGCGCGGAAGCCATCATTCCCGGTTACGGCTTTTTGTCCGAGAACGCCGACTTCGCCGAAACCTGCGAGGCCGAAGGCATTGTGTTCATCGGCCCCACCCCGGAACAGATGCGCGAATTCGGCCTGAAACACCGGGCCCGTGAACTGGCGGAAGCCGCTGGCGTGCCCCTGGCCCCGGGCAGCGGCCTGCTGGAAACCCTGGACGAAGCCCTGCAAACCGCCGAGCGCCTGGGCTACCCGGTAATGCTGAAAAGCACCGCCGGCGGTGGCGGCATCGGCCTGACCCGCTGCAACAGCGACAGCGAACTGCGGGATGCCTTCGAAACCGTGCGCCGCCAGGGCCAGAGCTTTTTTAACGACAGCGGCGTGTTCCTGGAACGCTTCATCGCCCGGGCCCGCCATGTGGAAGTGCAGATGTTCGGCGATGGCCAAGGGAACGTGGTGGCCCTGGGCGAACGGGACTGCTCCCTGCAGCGGCGCAACCAGAAGGTGGTAGAGGAAACGCCGGCGCCTAACCTGCCGGCCGCCACGCGCCAGGCCATGCTGGATGCCGCCGTCTCCCTCGGGCAGTCGGTGAATTACCGCTCTGCCGGTACCGTGGAATACATTTACGATGCCGACCGGGACGAATTCTACTTCCTGGAAGTGAACACCCGCTTACAGGTGGAGCACCCGGTGACCGAGTCTGTCACCGGCCTGGACCTGATCGAGTGGATGCTGAAAATCGCCGCCGGCGAAAGCCCGGACCTGGCCAGCTTCCAGCCGGAACTGAACGGCGCCTCCATGGAAGTGCGCATTTACGCGGAAGATCCGCTGAAAGATTTCCAGCCCTCCCCCGGTGAACTGACCGATGTGTACTGGCCGGAACACGGCGTGCGGGTGGATACCTGGGTGGAAAACGGCAGTGAAGTGTCCGCCCACTACGACCCGATGATCGCCAAGCTGATTGTGCACGGCACCAATCGGGCCGACGCGCTGGCCAAACTGCGCCAGGCGCTTGCGGAAACCCGATTGATGGGCATCGCCACCAACCTGGATTACCTGCGCCAGGTGGTGGCCCAGCAAAGTTTTGAGGATGGCATTGTCTCCACCCGCGCGTTGGAGAGCTTCGAGTTCAAGCCGTCAGTGGCGGAAGTGCTGAAACCCGGCACCTACACCACGGTGCAGGATTACCCTGGCCGTGTGGGTTACTGGAACATCGGCGTACCGCCCAGTGGCCCGATGGACGACTACGCCTTCCGCATTGCCAACCGGATTGTCGGCAACCACAACGACGCCGCCGGCCTGGAGTCCACACTGATCGGCCCCAGCCTGAAATTCCACAAGGATTCCGTAGTAGCGCTGACCGGTGCGCTTACAGACGCGACCCTCGACGGCAAAACGGTGGAATTCTGGAAACCCATTACCGTCAAAGCCGGCCAGGTACTGGCCGTGGGCAAGGCCATCAAAGGTTGCCGTACCTATCTGGCGGTACGCGGCGGTTTTGATGTGCCGGTGTACCTGGGCAGCCGGTCTACCTTCGCCCTGGGCCAGTTTGGCGGCCACGGCGGCCGCCCGTTGCGCCCAGGCGACATGCTCGGCATCAGCCAGCTGGAACTGCCCGCCTGCACCACCCCGGGGCCAACCCACGACCCCGCCCCGGCAGACCCGGACCTTATCCCGGATTACCCCAACCACTGGGAAATCGGCGTGCTCTATGGCCCCCACGGCGCCCCGGATTTCTTCTCGGAAAAATCCATTGAGAAGTTCTTCGAGCAGGATTGGGAAGTACACTATAACTCCAACCGCCTGGGCATCCGCCTGAATGGCCCGAAACCGGAATTCACCCGTGAAGACGGCGGCGAGGCGGGCCTGCACCCGTCCAACATCCACGACACCGAATACGCCATCGGCTCCATCAACTTTACCGGTGATATGCCGGTCATCCTCACCAAAGACGGCCCCAGCCTGGGCGGTTTCGTGTGCCCGGTGACCATCGCCAAAGCCGAGTTGTGGAAAGTCGGCCAGGTAAAACCCGGCGACACCATCCGGTTTGTAGCGATTGATAACGACACGGCGGTGCAACTGGCCGAACGCCAGGAACTGGCCATCAAGAGCCTGATGGCCCCGCCGGCGGTCACCCTGGTGGCGCCTGACCTGGCGCCATTGAACGGTTTGTCTGCCACCATCCTGGCGCGCCTGAACGAAACCGACGGCCGCCCGGAAGTGACCTACCGCCAGGCCGGTGACCAGTACATTCTGCTGGAATACGGCGCCAACGTACTGGATTTGGGCGCCCGCATGCGCATCCACGCCCTGATGGAAGCCATCGCCGATGTACAACCCAACGGCCTGCTGGAACTGTCCCCCGGTGTGCGCTCCCTGCAGCTGAGGTACGACGCCCGCCTGCTGTCCCAGGAAGCGCTGATGACCTACCTGCTGGACCTGGAAGCCACCCTGCCGCCCACCGACGAACTGAAAGTGCGCAGCCGGGTCATCCACCTGCCCATGGCCTTCGAAGACAGCGCCACCCTGGAAGCCGTGGAGAAATACCGCCAGTCGGTCCGCGACACCGCGCCCTGGCTACCCAACAACGTCGACTTCATGCAACGCATCAACGGCCTGCCCAGCCGGGACGACGTCAAAGACGTGCTCTTCTCCGCCCGCTACCTGGTACTGGGCCTGGGCGACGTCTACCTCGGCGCCCCCTGCGCCGTGCCCCTGGACCCACGCCACCGGTTGCTGACATCCAAATACAACCCGGCCAGAACCTACACCGCCGAAGGCACCGTAGGCATCGGCGGCATCTACATGTGCATCTACGGCATGGATTCCCCCGGCGGCTACCAGCTGGTGGGCCGAACCCTGCCGATCTGGAACAAATACCTGAAAAACAAACAATTCGCCGAAGACGCCCCCTGGCTGTTACGGTTCTTTGATCAGGTATGCTACTACCCGGTCACCGAAGACGAACTGACGGAAATGCGCGACCAGTTCCGCGCCGGCAAGCTGGAAATCAAAATCGAAGAAGAAACCTTCGATCTGAAATCCCACCAGGCCTTTTTGGACGCCAACGAAAGCTCCATCGCCGAGTTCCGCAAGCTGCAGCAGGCGGCTTATGCTAAAGAGGTGGCTTTGTGGAAGGAGAGCGAAGCCGAAGAACTCGACCGCCTAGCCAAGGCCCCGCCAAAACCGGATACCTCAGACTTGGAGCGGTTTGGGGAGTTGGTGAGCGCGGAGATTGCCGGGAATATCTGGAAGTGCCTGGTGAAGCCGGGGGATACGGTGGCGGAGGGTGATCCGTTGGTGATCGTAGAGGCTATGAAGATGGAGTTCGAGGTAAATGCGACGCTGTCTGGCACCATCAGTGCCATGCACGTGGAGCCTGGTAAGTCTGTTACTCCCGGGGAGCCCCTGCTAAGCATTGAGGTTTAG